DNA sequence from the Coturnix japonica isolate 7356 chromosome 3, Coturnix japonica 2.1, whole genome shotgun sequence genome:
GGCTGCTTTTGGGAGCACTTGTTGCTGGTGGTCGTATTGCATTGATGCTTTTTTTGTCATGAATTATCTGAGGGGGTGGGTGGATTGCAGACGGTGGTTTGTGATATGTGGTAATTTAAGCGCTTTGGTTTTTATTGAGTTTTACAAAGTAATTTGGTGATTTATATTGTTAATTTCTAAGAGTAAAGGTTGGGTCTACGCTTATTGTTTGGTTACCAACGTGTTTTTGTGTGGCATTTTTGAACATCTGTTACAAGAGAAGGGTCttaaactgttttgcttttgtttctagaGACAAACACAGAGGATGGAATATGTGGAGTTGTTTATTGTTTTAACACAAATGCAATGTCTGATGTCTTGCTTGTCTTTCCCTTACCACAGATCACAGACACCCAATGTCTATAATATCTCCTGCTCTTTATTTGCTAGTTTGCATGAAGACAGATCTTATACTAATAATCAGgatgtttcttttaaatggtGGTCTCCTGTTGCCAGCCTGCACTCTATGTGCTGACTTATTCTCAGAGTTGACTGTAATCCCTGATCAAATTATCTGTCTCTCAAGCCTTGCTctactatcttttttttcccctcccatgCAATTCATACTTCAAAGGGATTGCATGGGACTAATACAATGTATGTATAAATTCAAATCCAATTCATTTGTCCCCTCCCAACTCCTTGTGCACCCCAGCTTCTGTGCTGGCAGGGCAgagtgagaagctgaaaagattTTGATACACTgcaaacactgctcagcaaaagctgctttttcatcAACACTTTTATCATTGCAAATCTAACACACAGTACCATACCAGCTTATATAAAAAAAGATGGCTCCACCCCAAGCTGATTGAGCACAGTCACTCTTGAGTTTCCTGGTCTGACTCACTGTACTGCTGCCTGAGCAGTATGGCATGATTGGTTGTACACCAGAGGTGGGAAGGATCAGTGGCTGAGTGTTCCAGGGTCAGGACTGGTTGCTGATATTATTACAGCAGTGACGGTGGAGAGTTACACTGGAGTCTAGTATTAGACAGCTCAGAGCTTACCGgcccttgaggtcccttccaacccaggccattctatgaagTGACTGGATAATACCATTCTGCATCTCTGATGcatctctgttatttttttgaGATTCAATGTGGCAGAAAGGGACTGCTTTCAAATGTATAATATAGAACAGCAGTGTATGGGAACTCTTGAGTCATGGCCTGAGCCATTGATTAATCACCTGAGTCAAGGACTGGgacagctgtgggagcacaggtgaaggcaattcagctgtgtgacctAGACCCCATTTATGGGCTGACTACCACAGGGGAatgatctctttctggagatccctccgTTATGGAGTTTTCCACCGTGAGCCCAGATCCTTGGATACTGGTGAGCATTTCTTCCttgattcatttcttccttgactgtttcttttccaccaTGATAATCTTTCCAACTATAACACCTGCAAAGTACCATCCTAACCATGCTACTCTTCTAACTGTACAAGCagatgcattttttgttttcactaagTAGTGCCTGCAGTACTCTCTGAAAGGTGAGTTTAGTGTCATTTCTGGATGCATGAAATCAATTTTAGCTAATCTTTAGCATTTGTGTAGTTTTACGATGCTGAGATGTGTACAGGTACTAGGGCTTCTCAACCTTGTATTGTAACAATGACCACCTTATGCATTCTTTAGtagttttgcttttagaaatgctAATAGAACTAGTATATATGTGGTTGTGGTCAGGAAggagatggctttttttttttttttttttgaatctTTATAGTAAAGGGTTATGATAACCAGGAGTTAGATACAATAAAAACACATGGATGCTCAGATACCTCCACAGGTAATTTAGTGCTTTGAATGTAATACAACTACAGTTTTATCTGAAAGAGTCTTTAAGTATGTATGAGACAAAGCTTACTAATCTTACAGGGAAGTTTTCTTTATTGCAGGTTTACGTTTATGGTTAAAATAGATGGTGAAGAGTATGGTACAGGCATTGCTAAAAgtaaaaaggaagcaaaagcagcagcagcaaaaagtaCGTGGGACATGATTGAGCCACAGGTGAGTAAGCTGtatgatttatgtatttattttactagcAATGATTGAAGATGAATCTCTGGAAGTAGCAAAGAAACTATCGTTATTTAATTTAGAAGATATTCCAATTActtatgttgtttttgtttggtcatattcactgttttctacttttttttaaaaccactttcttgttggatttatttatttattgttatatAGAGATGAGGTAATTTATTTGTCTTTAAGCTTTAAGGCAGCTCTAAGCTGCCTCAGTGTATTTAGAGTGCACAGTGTTCCTTTTCTATCCTGGAAACTGTTCCGTATACAAAGTCCTTAGAATACATACAAGCTATTATTCAAGTGtgtgttgctgcttttctcttaaaatgGCTTACTTCCACTTGATCTGATTCGTCCTTCTTGCCATTATATTCTTTATGGTATAACTGATTCTATACCTTCTTGATTTATGTACAtttgcattttcccttcttttatgTGCATAGCAGTAGTAGCAGCCCTTGCAGCATCAGCAGtttcctgctgccatccctTTTCTTGGCTCTGGTCCTTACTCTTTTATGAGACATTGCATTGCTTGTTCCCTGCCTTTTGCTAAAAGAGGTGGCTGATATGATAGTAGGTTGTTAAACACCCTGTTGAAATACTATGGAAACTCATTATTGTTCTGAATTCAAAACGTAATAATTTTGGCTTGTGGTGGCTGTCCTGTGTCATGTCCAAAGTTAGACAATAATACAAATCTGAAAtttcttaaaagtattttgaaatgctgGCAAACCTTGCAGCTGTATTAGTTTCCATGTGCAGTTTATATTTAACTATTTATTAAGCTGAAGTTTCTAAGTTATCTATTCTGTTTGCCTTGTAGCAAAGTAGTGCTTCAAATGTGCATGTTCCAGATCCAGTGGCATCTCCTCCTCCTGTGGATGTGCCTCCTCCGTGTGACTACGTCAGCAAGCTAAATGATTATGCACAGAAGACATCACAGCTAGTTGATTACAGTAATGTAAAACGTACTGGAGATGCCCATGCTCCAATGTAAGATGTACTTAGtgttctttcttgcttttaatgCTTCTTTATGTTTTCTAACTCACCATGAGATAAAAGCTAAGATTGATGGGAGTGGGGGGGATACTATTAGGATGACTGATTTTAATGTAAGGGATGGTACAACACCATCTGAGGCTAATGGGATCATCTGTGCTGCTCCAAGGAACACTGGGTTCAGGAGCTGAAATGCTTGTACACCAATGCATGCAGTGTGAGGAATGAACAAGATGAACTGTGAGCTTTGGTCCTTTCCCAAAACTGTGATATTGTTGGTATCAGCAAGATTTGGTGCAATGAGTGCCGTGactggagcactggaacagagtGCTATGGGCTGTTTAGAAGGGATAGGCAGGGCATAAGAGGAGAGGCTAAGAGGACTGAGTCTGTTCAGTTGGGAGAAGAGATAGATTGATACCCCATTTGGAGTAGTGTGTCTGGGCCTGAGGTCCCTGGtgcaagaaagatgtggagctaTTGAAGCGGATCTAGGTCATTAAATTTAAGCTTGCATTATAGGCTGTAAGGAGATTTTATTCTCTGTTATATTTTACAGATATTCTTGTAGCTGTAAAATTAGTGGTCACGTATATGGAAATGGCACTGGAAACACTCTAGATGCTGCAAAacaagctgctgcagaagaagcaTATAAAGCGCTAAAGGAGCAAGAATCTTTAAGCGTATGTGCTGTAGTTTGCCTTAAAATTGAAGTTAAATTCTCTAATCCCTTAAGCAGATTTCCTcgttttgtattaaaatatattctgtggATTCCACTGGAGGTGGAAACAATCCACCTTATGTTGGTTGAGCTACAGGATTCTGTGGGTAAGATCTATCAGGGTTTCCTGTTCAATtgctggattaaaaaaaaacctcacagttgatatctgtttttatttcgGGAAATGCACTGATATGTGCATCCTTGAATGGCAATGTATATTAAAAAGTCAGACTCCTCCCTATTTTAATATGccagttttctgttctgtgaagtACTGTCAAGCTGACTGGCCATTTTATTCCATACATGCACAAAAATGTCAGAAGTATAATACTGATCCCAaaccatttctgaaataaacagagaaatacaCGTGAAATAACTCAAATAAtgggaaggcagcacagaggaggaaaggaatcTTTTTGACTTTAAGTAAAATGCAACAGAAGTTATATATTTGTGAAGATATTAAAGGCCTGGTGTATTGCTGAATTCAAatcctttaaaattaatttttgttgttgggtATTACTGAAATGTAAACTCTCACTTTTAGTTGGGCTATGGTCTGTAATAGTTACATGCATTGCTTTTAGCATTCTGTTATTAACATTGACGCTGGAGACATTTAACTTGTTTTGTACAGCTGCATGGTTAGATTTTCTATTATGCAGATTACGTGTACCAAAGCCTCTGTATGTCTCATTTTTTCACATAGGCAATTGCTGAATGGAAGCATTCACTTTTAGTACCTGTTActcttctcttcatttttaacagATCTCAGATTCCCATTAATGTGATCACATTGAGCAGGGAAAAATGCTCACTGTGAGAGGGCCACGTTTTTAGTCTTGGGTGGAAGCTGGGCAGATGCCATCCTTATGTAGTGCTTTGAATGTTTCAAGCCACTGACAGCTGTCACTTAGGACCTTCCTCTTAGAAGGGTGTTTTTGTATTAGGGATTctttatgtgattttttttttttttttgagtatttatttattttttttcctctctttttttcagctgaaaagtgAGGACTCTAATCATAGGTTTCATGAACTTAGTAATTCCTCTAGAAAGCAGAGTCCGTCTGAGTCATGGTAAGTTGGGTTCACTGGTAATATgataataatacaaaatacttattgatatttttttttttttaggggatCATGTGATCTgatcctaaaaaaaaaaactgttagTTTCTTACTAATACTTCTACCACATTTTTATTGCAACATACAATGAAAATACTCCTATCAGTAGCATTACTTCATGATGTGTCTAACAGTCATTCTCCTACTGTGACACATTGTAGTATAGAATGTAGTATAATTCTATCAGTACTTTTCTGTACTCAACATTCTgatttatggttttttttttttctttcctctcattctTCATAAATCATCATCCCTACTGAAGGGAATATTTgcttaacaaaagcaaatgattgcatatagtgttttgtttgtaataTCAGAATCTTGTGTCAAGCTGTTCATGCCTAGCAGTTAATTTGGCAGTAATTCCACTACCACTTTCACTTCATTTGTGGCAGTGTAAAGCAATGGATTCTTAGCTGGCTGCACTGTGTTGAAATAAACctctgtatttaatttctttaattaaattatgTCAGACTTCTTAGATTTTGTAGAAATGGAGGTGTCTATTACAATATGTTACTGTTTTACTAGCTCCCTGATAAAGTTTTGCAGTTTAAGTCAGTCATGACTGTTAATGCTTTCGCAgatctttcatttaaaagctggctttatttctgtgcttcatttttcactgtagaaagttttttgttgttgttcataaTTGTATACTTTCACTTAAAATCTGATGGTTATTTTCCATAACAGGGGTATTACCTTTAGAGACTCAGCTACCAGCTTGGcagaaaaagtgaaagacaTCTCACTATCTGAAGAGCCTCCAAATTCTCGGGTATAGTATAAAAATAGTCCTCCTTGGAATTACGTTTTAGTCTCTGAATAGAgcaagaatcatagaatatcctgagttggaatggacagttcaaagatcaagtccaactcctgagtccacacagcaccacccaaatTCAAACCCTGTGCCTGTACTGGGGAGCCAGTTCTAGTGCCAGACCACCCTCTAGTGAAGAACCTTTACCTAATCCCCAGCCTGAGctgaccctcccctgatgcagctccatgccttCCTTAGAGATTCTGTAGCTGTTgtagagagcagagctcagtgctgcccctccactccctgtgaggagctgcagccactaTGAGGCCTCCCCTtggctcctctgctctgggctgagcaaaccgAGGAACCTCATCTGCTCTTCACGTGTCTTGCCCTACAGACTGTTCACCATCTTTGTAACCTCCCTTTGGACATGTCACTCtggaaaataatgcctcctgttcATTTTCATGGAGGCTGCTACAGATAGTGCAATTGTACTCTATCTGATGGAGaaaaattctcagttacaaaacactgttttccaacacagttaccaccattagctgCATTTGAGCCAGTTTTAActtaaatgaagtaaaaatactCCAGATCTTATTtgactttgtttctttctttcatgtagCGAAATGTGCCAGCCTCTGCCTTAAAATCCAAAAGGTACGTGTTTATTTCTAGATTGCATTTTCTATAAACTATCTTTAAACCCACTTtattgttgttgggttttttataTCTAACAAATAAGTGCTAGTTATAGTTggtatgtttcttttctctcatcaCATATTAGAAAAATGGCTTATTATACATTTTATTCTTATCTCCGTTACAGAGTATTGGCACCTAATTTTGATAATGCAAGAAATGAGCAGAAGAAAGTTTTATCAAATATCTGCAGAAATAGGAGTGAGGCAGATGATGAATATACTGTGGATGAAAGGTAAGGAGCTCTTTCTTTCTAAGATCTATATAGAAATTACAGTGTGTGGTGGTCTAGGTTATTAATTTATAATAGAATGTGAGAGAATATTGTTGTGAAAGtcatcttcaaagaaaattgGTATTTGAGATTTGTTCTTTGGAAATTTTGAACGTACTGTGACAGCTGACTTGCAGTGATATTTAAGGCTTAAAACCAAAAGCCATTTATGTGAAGATGAGAGGGAAAGAATCTTACCAGCTTTCAAACAAAATTTCAACTGAAGTACAGCAGATAACATTATCTTCTGCTGGCACAGTGATGTAGGCTACTAAGGTTATCCATAAcattaataaaagagaaactaTCAGATATGCTGGTTTATGGCAGCTTATTATCAGTATCCTTCCTGATTCATCAAATTGCCTCCTTGTTATTATCTATTGTCTGAAATACTAgcaagtactttttttttatttctcatgttgTACTATGGGAAAAGTTCTTCATCCAAAAACTTACTAAAGATGGAATAGCTCATGATTAGTTGGACTTGCTGTCTATCTgggttaaaacaaaaaattgaaagaatatGGAGATGATATGAATTTGTCATCCTTTTTTCTCCATAGagtggttgaggttggaagtgATTTAAGGAGATCATCTCATGTAATCCTCTGCTCAGGCAGGGTTTATCTAAAGCAGGCTGCTTGGAATGAAGCCCTGACAGGTTTTGAATGTTTGAGCTTGGAGAGTTTGCTACATCTTTGGGtaaactgttccagtgcttggTTAACATTGCAGTAAGAAAGTATTCCCTGATGTTTAGATGATGActcttgcatttcagtttgttgCCATTGTCTTTTGTCCTGgtgctgggcaccactgaaaagaactAGGTTCCATCTTCTTTGCACCCTTCCTTCAAGTATCTATATATGAGATATTTATACGTATGAAATTTCCCTCtgggctttttcttctccaggctttcAGTCCCAGCTTTCTTAGCCTTTTCCCAATTATCATATTAGAAGAAAGGGTATTCCTCAAGTTCAGAGTTACTCTGAAGAATATTAGGGCCTAAttcttagaaatattttcatgctttctgtgCTCACTACTAATATGAGGAGTTGATCTCCTTCAACTTTGTTCGGCCTAGTTCAGAACCAGGCTTAAACTCAGAATGTGGATGAGTCTCTTATCTTTAGGTGTAAGCAATCCGATGAAGTACTGCGTTTCTTTTTGTATACATATTGAAATATTGACTAGCAGGATTGGAATCCATTCGTTCACATTTCAGATGAGAGCAGCAACTATGGATTGTAGAATTTAAcccttttggtgtttttttttattttaagacatttttatttttaagattcaTATCTTCGTATGTATTGATTGACTGCGGGACAATTATATTTCAGCAGATATATTAATTCTATTGAGGCTGTTCTTTACCTTGTAAATTTAATGTTAAATAgtctctctctcactcttttAAGATTTCGTCGAGAGTATGAAAATATAGAGCCCATTGGTAAAGGTGGTTttgggaatgtttttaaagcaacatCAAGGGTTGACGAGAGAACCTATGCAGTCAAACGAGTGGAGTTAATAAGGTAAGGACTGTATATCtgtttgtgttggttttattgttgtttgcttgtttttcttttaggacATCCTTAATcaagttttttgttatttagttGTGTTATGTCTTTTAGCAGGCTGTGGAACATTTAAGTGACTTTCATTATTAACTGTCTTTCTGATAAACTGTTCATTTCTACATAAAGCTGAAAAGCATGTGCTCATTTTTGCATGCACTGGAATTATTTTAGGTGCAGCCATAAGAAAGTAGATTTATTAAGTTCTGCTTTCTCCAAATACACTTGTACAGTGTTTTATGAATTCTAATTAACACTGCAGTATGTACTTAAAGAGAATTTGCTGcttaataaaaacactgaaagcagcagtgatacTTATGATGGGATACCTTGTCTGGAAATCTACTTATTCACAATTTGTAATGACTGTAGTTAGGGGAAATGGATAAAAGTGAAAGTAATACATTTGTGGTTTGTAattgaaaaatgctttgtgtaTAACACATAATGTAAAGACTGACACACTGTCCTTTACAAATCTCTACACAGAATAATGAtgtgaatttttctttaaaaggtaATTTTCTGTAACTGGTACCTGGTAGAATAGActtaaaacagcagctgaaaaacttGCATTGCTGTTCAATAATCTATCTAGAAGGTTTCAAGTAATTCCCTTTGAAATAGTTAACTTAAATTTGGAAATAGCCATCCCCTACAATATGTAACTGTAGCAGTCAGTACTGAAAAACGCTTATTGATTCGTCTGTAAAGATTGCTAGTCTTCACTAAGCAATTTAACAGGAAGTGTAGGTCAAATTTACCAGTAGTTCattgtaaatatttacaaactTCTGTATATTTAAACAAACCTTTTGCAGCATTTTTGAGTGGGGCTTTTCTAGTATGGTTACAACATTTCAGCAATTGAAAATAACTGAATcaatggaaaaaagaacacaacaatTTATTATTACAGTTTTGACCACATAAGAAGATTGTGCTATTTCTCAGAATTGATGTTAAGCTGTCTGCGTACCACTACTTGATATCATGGCTTTTAGTTCACTCACCATTTAATTTTTGTAGGAAAACGCCACTTGTTTTGcttgaggttttctttttatcccaATAGGAATGTAAAGCGTGAAGTGAAAGAACTCGCAAAGCTTGGACATGAAAACATAGTGCGGTATTATTACAGCTGGGAAGGGACTGACCATATGATTTACCCAGACGCAAGGTAACTACAGGATGGTCATTTGCACTCACAAACTTGTTTGCCATGGTGAATTTCGTATAAGCTATCAGCCTTTCTTTTTTACAATACAAAATTGCACAGCTACAAATACATACAGATACTTACATACCTAAGGTTAGGAAATAAGGCATGGTACTTTTCAGCACTAGCTGGTTTATAATTAAATACCTTCTTGGTGAAAACTGTccattttgtaattttatctttctcctctctcttagCGTACAGGAGTTGCTGAATCTGTAGAAAAGTGTAAGAAGGAAGAATTAAAGATATGAGGTTAGAATTAAAACTGTTTGGTAGTTGGATGCCAAATTCCAGATtagatgtttcatttttattttttttttccctccctttttaGAATTTTTGGTTATTCAGTAACTCATagatttaattatttctctAAATTAGCAATTGTGatgtctgtttttgttgtgaAGAAAGAGCTGTTGAGAGGGGATATATGTAATTAAAAGCTCTTTCACTAGAACTAGTCTTCTATCACTAAGTTCTGGGAAGACAGAGGTGAGAATTTTACTGGTAAGTTAGGTTAATTTCATAGCTACTATGCTAAGCCTTTTTCATAGCAATACATTCACGTTCTTTCAGGTAGGTCGCTGCGTACAGCCATAAAACGTCAATGCATTTGAAATTGTGGTTGGTGTATATGTTGGGTGTATCCAGAAGAAGGGAAGTAAAGTaggcaattaaaaaaatgtttcatgtgAAAACCCAGCCTATGGTTGGAGTCTCTACATCACTTATGTGTTTCAAATAGTTACtggataaaagaaagaaaaactcctAAAGGCTGAAGCTCCCAGCCTGGAATTTCACTTAGTGCCCTGACCTTAAGGAAGTGCTTTCTCCTCCTTATGTTgtccttttcctcctcatctccaATCTCAACTTATTCTATGGGCTGATAGTTAGGGAACTCTTCTGGAAAGTGTgaagctgccagctctgtgaaTGTATGTCATTTAGACTTTCAACTTTCAAACTCACAGGCTTATCattataatcatagaatggtttgggttggaagagacccttaaaaaTCATACACTGCCAACTAACTTTGCTATATGCAACTTGATCTTTCAGTAGATCAAGTTGTTCAAAGCCTTGTCCAACCTGACTCTGAACACTTTCCATGTATGTAAAACATTTAAGTCGTTTAACATTTAGTCCCTTCTTTAAAGGACTAAATTTAAAAGAATGTGATCATTTTGTGTAAGAGAGGAAGGCTAATGCTGTGCTTGATCATAACGGACCAGGGGTTTGCAGTAGGTCCTAGAGGGTGAGATGAGACCCAAGTACAGtgccatttcttcctttataaaacatttctctACATATGGGGAACGAAGGAAGAATTGGGGCACTCAGAGAATTTTCAGTGTAAACAAGGAGGTAAAGGGAATCTTCCATGGTTATGTAGCAACTGAGCAGGGATTGCTTGTTTTGGAAAGTTATATAGTTAGATCTAGTACATAGTGGTGTAAGGTGTTATAAATCTAGAATAACAActgaaaagaggggaaaaaaaaaaagtggctgggtttttttgtttgttcattttttaccACTGGGAAAACCTGGGAAATCTGATCAGTGGCTTAGGAAGAATTGTGTCTTGTCAATTTTCATATAGTgtgtaatttaatttatttattcatttattttcagtaagaatTCTGAAATACCAGTTCCTTGCCTCTTCATCCAAATGGAACTATGTGAACAGGGGCCATTGGACAATTGGATTGAAAATaacagacaaaaccaaaactatCATATGATGGCACAAGACAAATTCTTGCAAATACTGAAAGGAGTGGACTATATTCATTCTGAAAATTTAATTCATAGAGACCTCAAGGTAAGTAGAATATGTagttaatcatttttaaaatctttgagaaaaattatttattggGAGTTTAGGTAAATGTCAGTTGTTCTAGTCTTCGCTTACTGTATTATGTACTCTAGTACCACGCCTCGTTTGATAAtacaacaatatttttttcccaatatctGGCTGGATTTCATTCTAAAATCAGAAGGTGAACTAAAGGACCTTAGAATGCAGTGCTTAAAGAACAACCAACCAAGACCAGTAGCCACCAGTTAATAGGCATTTTCAGTGTATTGTGTGTTATTGGGTCACAAGACAGCCCCTTAGGACAAGGAATACTAACCATCTGTGGTAATAAAGTGATTAAAGGAAGTAAGATGTGAGTCTAGGAAGTTTTCACTTGTCAAATTTTAAGGGGACAGTATATCCTAACACTTACTGCATTTGATTAAACATTGTTCTTGTTCTAGTATCATGTATTGCGTACACATATTTGACGGCTAGTTCTTTGGATACAATTTCACCATTTCTACAAGTGCATAACCATAcagtcttaaaaaaatatatatttttgaaggaCAAAATTCCAAGTCTTCACTGCTTCATGTGCCAGCTATAATGTTGcttactgttttaaaacagtcaCTTTATGAACAAGTTGTTAGAGTGGTGATGTTCCTAAATACTAAAAATTGCTGTAGTGCGTCACATCAAATGTTGATTCAGGATATTGTCCTCATGCAGTAACTAATTCCACGTACTAGGGAGTGTTAGAATATAGAGTTGATACAGTGATGCTGATCTTGATGCATATTCCATTCCTCTCAAGACATTCAGTACCTTTAACTTCATAGACTTCCTGAATTAGAGGTTGAAATCTTCTGCTTTGCGTTCAGTGTCCTTCCAGATGACATTCACTGCCCACTCTTAGAATCTTGTCTCATGTGCACACACATTCACTGTCTTGTAGAATCCAGCCCTTCTTTGAGGCATATTGTTACAATACTAAAGTGAACCacaaatatacatttatttatatagatattttgaaataaaggtGTGCTAAATGCTCTTGACTCATTAACTCTTACctctgcatctcttccttcttagTCCCACTTTATTTTCACCTCAGTTCTatctcctgcttttctgtgttcCTATGAATCTTCTGCCCCAATCTTTCACCTATATACACTAGCTGTAATCTGCTTCCAAATTTGATTGCTGTCTTGTctgtctgcattttaatttaggAACTTTTATCCC
Encoded proteins:
- the EIF2AK2 gene encoding interferon-induced, double-stranded RNA-activated protein kinase isoform X1, whose product is MDRKYMSLVNNYCQKRNATLDYVEVEMKGLPHDPEFTFMVKIDGEEYGTGIAKSKKEAKAAAAKSTWDMIEPQQSSASNVHVPDPVASPPPVDVPPPCDYVSKLNDYAQKTSQLVDYSNVKRTGDAHAPIYSCSCKISGHVYGNGTGNTLDAAKQAAAEEAYKALKEQESLSLKSEDSNHRFHELSNSSRKQSPSESWGITFRDSATSLAEKVKDISLSEEPPNSRRNVPASALKSKRVLAPNFDNARNEQKKVLSNICRNRSEADDEYTVDERFRREYENIEPIGKGGFGNVFKATSRVDERTYAVKRVELIRNVKREVKELAKLGHENIVRYYYSWEGTDHMIYPDASKNSEIPVPCLFIQMELCEQGPLDNWIENNRQNQNYHMMAQDKFLQILKGVDYIHSENLIHRDLKPQNIFLSREGKIKIGDFGLVTSVTYDTLTKNRGTRSYMAPEQFGDRYGKEVDIYALGLIWFEILYRLVSHHEKNKVWQDVREGHLPLDFTKQFKIQVPIIKKMLSEDPSKRCSASQLLDILKSRDKDNSQKPYSH
- the EIF2AK2 gene encoding interferon-induced, double-stranded RNA-activated protein kinase isoform X2, with protein sequence MVKIDGEEYGTGIAKSKKEAKAAAAKSTWDMIEPQQSSASNVHVPDPVASPPPVDVPPPCDYVSKLNDYAQKTSQLVDYSNVKRTGDAHAPIYSCSCKISGHVYGNGTGNTLDAAKQAAAEEAYKALKEQESLSLKSEDSNHRFHELSNSSRKQSPSESWGITFRDSATSLAEKVKDISLSEEPPNSRRNVPASALKSKRVLAPNFDNARNEQKKVLSNICRNRSEADDEYTVDERFRREYENIEPIGKGGFGNVFKATSRVDERTYAVKRVELIRNVKREVKELAKLGHENIVRYYYSWEGTDHMIYPDASKNSEIPVPCLFIQMELCEQGPLDNWIENNRQNQNYHMMAQDKFLQILKGVDYIHSENLIHRDLKPQNIFLSREGKIKIGDFGLVTSVTYDTLTKNRGTRSYMAPEQFGDRYGKEVDIYALGLIWFEILYRLVSHHEKNKVWQDVREGHLPLDFTKQFKIQVPIIKKMLSEDPSKRCSASQLLDILKSRDKDNSQKPYSH